From the genome of Methylomonas sp. UP202, one region includes:
- a CDS encoding IS66 family insertion sequence element accessory protein TnpB translates to MAVTSKWRQHIEEWQGSGLSQVEYCVQEGINVRTFTARLCDYRKRPAVEPVALVPVQIEQPEPASVATPAAAAMVLTDVDGYRLEISSSVSAGWVAELLRCLA, encoded by the coding sequence ATGGCCGTTACATCGAAATGGCGTCAGCATATTGAAGAATGGCAAGGCAGTGGTTTGTCGCAGGTTGAGTATTGCGTGCAGGAAGGCATCAATGTACGGACATTTACTGCCAGACTGTGCGACTATCGCAAACGGCCTGCGGTAGAGCCGGTCGCTTTGGTGCCGGTGCAGATTGAACAGCCTGAGCCTGCTTCTGTGGCGACACCCGCAGCTGCGGCTATGGTCTTGACCGATGTCGACGGTTATAGGCTGGAGATTTCGTCTTCAGTATCGGCGGGCTGGGTAGCCGAGTTGTTACGATGTCTGGCTTGA
- a CDS encoding transposase — MENKRRLSRPLMVGHRSHGRCRYDPEAKRKLGEACLQPGVSVALMALEHGINANLMRKWINRHCENVSAAQPSTPAIRSAFAPVLSMAAPKSVDNTALTTQASTGSVSKPLGMMRAGGGVIRMLLSQHGQAYLMR, encoded by the coding sequence ATGGAGAACAAGAGACGATTATCGCGACCGCTAATGGTGGGACATCGGAGTCATGGCCGTTGTCGCTATGACCCGGAAGCAAAACGGAAGCTCGGTGAAGCCTGTCTGCAGCCGGGTGTTTCGGTAGCCTTGATGGCATTGGAACACGGCATCAATGCCAATCTGATGCGCAAATGGATTAACCGGCACTGTGAAAATGTCAGTGCAGCCCAGCCCAGTACCCCAGCCATACGATCGGCCTTTGCACCGGTGCTGTCAATGGCGGCACCGAAGTCAGTAGACAACACCGCCCTCACCACCCAAGCCAGCACGGGTTCGGTGAGTAAGCCTTTGGGGATGATGCGCGCCGGTGGCGGCGTGATCCGGATGCTGTTGTCGCAGCACGGACAGGCATATTTGATGCGCTGA
- the tyrS gene encoding tyrosine--tRNA ligase, with translation MQETLAQLRYGADEILLEADLLKKLEEGRPLTIKAGFDPTAPDLHLGHTVLINKLKQFQDIGHKVQFLIGDFTAMIGDPTGKNVTRKPLSREEVVENAKTYQAQVFKILDPEKTEVKFNSSWMGAMTSAELIQLAAKHTVARMLERDDFSKRYKSGQAIAIHEFLYPLIQGYDSVVMKADVELGGTDQKFNLLVGRQLQEIYGQKPQVVLTMPILEGLDGVQKMSKSLNNYIGIADTSDDMFGKLMSISDDLMWRYFKLLSFRPMAEIESRRQACAVGENPRNHKVALAQEIVERFHGAAAAVSALEAFEARFQRGALPDDIQSVGLKVDAAGIPVANLLKNAGLVDSTSEAMRLIKQGAVKIDGEKIEDVKAVIPVDTNHVYQVGKRKFARVEITLDAN, from the coding sequence TTGCAGGAAACTTTGGCTCAACTGCGTTACGGCGCTGACGAAATTTTGCTGGAAGCGGATTTGCTGAAAAAATTGGAAGAGGGTCGGCCGTTGACGATCAAGGCTGGATTCGACCCCACCGCACCGGATTTACATCTTGGTCACACCGTACTGATCAACAAGCTCAAACAGTTCCAGGATATCGGGCATAAGGTGCAATTCTTGATCGGCGACTTTACCGCGATGATCGGCGATCCTACCGGCAAGAACGTTACGCGGAAGCCGTTAAGTCGGGAAGAAGTGGTGGAGAACGCCAAGACTTACCAAGCCCAAGTTTTCAAAATTCTCGATCCCGAAAAAACCGAAGTCAAGTTCAACTCTTCCTGGATGGGTGCGATGACCAGCGCCGAGTTGATCCAGTTGGCGGCCAAGCATACCGTAGCTCGAATGCTGGAGCGGGACGACTTCAGTAAGCGCTACAAAAGTGGTCAAGCGATTGCTATCCATGAATTTCTCTACCCGTTGATTCAAGGTTACGATTCAGTCGTCATGAAGGCGGATGTCGAGCTGGGAGGAACTGACCAAAAATTTAACCTGTTGGTAGGGCGCCAGTTACAGGAAATATATGGTCAAAAGCCGCAGGTAGTGTTGACAATGCCTATTTTGGAGGGCTTGGACGGCGTTCAGAAAATGTCCAAATCGCTCAATAACTATATCGGTATAGCGGATACGTCGGACGATATGTTTGGTAAGTTGATGTCGATTTCCGACGATTTGATGTGGCGTTATTTCAAGCTATTGAGTTTTCGACCGATGGCGGAAATCGAATCACGACGGCAAGCCTGCGCAGTCGGTGAGAATCCGCGTAATCACAAAGTCGCGCTGGCCCAGGAAATCGTCGAAAGGTTTCATGGGGCGGCGGCGGCGGTCTCCGCATTGGAAGCTTTCGAAGCCCGGTTTCAACGCGGCGCGCTGCCTGATGATATCCAGTCCGTGGGGTTGAAGGTCGATGCGGCTGGGATTCCAGTTGCCAATTTGTTGAAAAACGCCGGGTTGGTCGATAGCACTTCGGAAGCGATGCGTCTGATCAAGCAAGGCGCCGTGAAAATCGATGGAGAAAAAATAGAAGACGTTAAAGCCGTTATCCCGGTCGACACCAACCATGTCTACCAAGTTGGTAAGCGTAAATTTGCTCGCGTCGAAATAACGCTTGACGCGAATTAG
- a CDS encoding SapC family protein, which yields MDNQLLFYKCIVSLNPAAHGRLHIAPSDDVGYARVSNSVPLIGPEFGEAGKEYPIAFAKAGDGHFVPVAVLGLNDGENLFVNGAGRWAGHYIPAFVRRYPFVPAEQAEDKQLIVCFDDTSPRFNETAGEPLLVDGEPSAYLQQIIAFLREFHAESQRTAQFAATLHELDLLTERRADAVSPSGERYSLSGLWIVDEARFQKISRDALDSLFQTGALGLIYLHLASLSNFARLLERKAAASTEKPH from the coding sequence GTGGACAACCAATTGCTATTTTATAAATGCATCGTCAGCCTGAACCCCGCCGCTCACGGTCGGTTGCATATCGCGCCGTCCGACGACGTAGGATATGCGCGAGTTAGTAACTCGGTACCGCTGATTGGTCCGGAATTCGGCGAAGCCGGCAAGGAATACCCGATCGCCTTCGCCAAAGCCGGCGACGGGCACTTTGTCCCGGTCGCGGTGCTGGGCTTGAACGATGGCGAAAACCTGTTCGTCAATGGTGCCGGTCGCTGGGCAGGTCATTACATACCCGCCTTCGTCCGCCGATACCCGTTCGTACCCGCCGAGCAAGCCGAAGACAAGCAATTGATCGTTTGTTTTGACGACACTAGCCCACGTTTTAACGAAACGGCCGGCGAGCCTTTGTTGGTCGACGGCGAACCGTCGGCTTACCTGCAACAAATCATCGCCTTTTTGCGGGAGTTCCACGCCGAATCGCAACGGACTGCGCAATTCGCCGCCACCTTGCACGAATTGGACCTCTTAACCGAGCGTCGCGCCGATGCGGTATCACCGAGCGGCGAGCGTTACTCGTTGTCCGGTCTTTGGATAGTGGATGAGGCGCGCTTCCAAAAAATCAGCCGGGATGCGTTGGACAGCCTGTTCCAAACCGGCGCGCTGGGATTGATCTATCTGCACTTGGCGTCGTTGAGCAATTTTGCCCGCCTGTTGGAACGCAAAGCCGCCGCAAGCACCGAAAAACCGCACTGA
- a CDS encoding ShlB/FhaC/HecB family hemolysin secretion/activation protein, with protein sequence MQPNHRNRNVSLVPLRAGALASLISYLAVGHAVEVVPEAGSILRNIKPESILPGNSQVPFEISEQPAPAGESDIRIQVKGWKISGAVLISETDLQSFLKDYIGKDLNLLELRKITRDIAAYYQQRGFFARALLPAQQIRDGIVEILIREATLGKVEVDDSANTYRNDIPRQTMLAAQPAGEALRLADMQRGILLLNDLTGGTVSSTLKAGARAGESDLLLKIDPSNLISGSVDYSNTGVRSVGMNQFGGSLNLNNPLRLGDLATLRVQGGSGNVYGRVAYSLPVGYSGLRVGLAASALDYTLGEPFQSLDAQGSAWTGGTFATYPLLRGVSTNLYVASGFDDRHYYNTSLASVVSDKEVQSGYVGLSGDHQDDWLGGAVTLFGATMVAGNLDLSGSPVDQAQNRATARAGGAYQKFSLNASRLQGLTDKLRLYAGFSGQLATKNLDSSEKFSLGGPFGIRAYPVNEALGDEGYLMNFELRYEVYEHVELVGFIDHGGITLHNDLWSNATEGVPNHYTLSGGGVGINWTVPGNFVIRGSVAQRIGTNPARSTDGNDSDGTYKTPHFWVSLSKAF encoded by the coding sequence ATGCAACCGAACCATCGAAATCGCAACGTCAGCCTTGTTCCGCTTCGTGCCGGCGCCTTAGCTTCATTAATCAGTTACTTAGCGGTCGGTCACGCGGTCGAGGTGGTTCCCGAGGCCGGCTCGATTTTGCGAAATATCAAACCCGAATCGATTTTGCCGGGCAACTCGCAAGTCCCGTTCGAAATATCGGAACAACCGGCGCCTGCCGGTGAAAGCGACATCCGCATCCAAGTCAAGGGTTGGAAGATCAGCGGCGCCGTGTTGATTAGCGAGACCGATCTGCAGTCGTTTCTAAAAGACTATATCGGCAAGGACTTGAACTTGCTTGAACTGCGCAAAATCACTCGCGATATCGCGGCGTATTACCAGCAACGTGGTTTTTTCGCCCGCGCGCTATTGCCAGCTCAGCAAATTCGCGACGGTATCGTCGAAATCCTGATCCGCGAAGCCACCCTGGGCAAGGTCGAAGTCGACGACTCGGCTAACACTTACCGAAACGACATTCCCCGACAAACGATGTTGGCGGCTCAGCCGGCGGGAGAAGCCTTGCGGTTGGCCGATATGCAGCGCGGTATTTTGCTGTTGAACGACCTGACCGGCGGCACGGTATCGTCTACCCTGAAAGCCGGCGCGAGAGCGGGTGAATCCGACCTGCTGTTGAAAATCGACCCCAGCAACCTAATCAGCGGCTCCGTGGATTACAGCAATACCGGCGTGCGTTCGGTCGGCATGAACCAGTTCGGTGGGTCTCTGAACCTCAATAACCCCTTGCGTTTGGGCGACTTGGCGACGTTGCGCGTTCAGGGCGGCAGCGGCAACGTTTACGGGCGGGTTGCTTATTCGTTGCCGGTGGGTTACTCCGGGCTTCGGGTTGGTTTGGCGGCGTCCGCGTTGGACTATACCTTGGGCGAACCTTTTCAGTCGTTGGACGCGCAAGGCTCGGCCTGGACCGGCGGCACCTTCGCGACCTATCCGCTGCTGCGCGGGGTGAGTACGAATCTGTACGTTGCCAGCGGTTTCGACGATCGCCACTACTACAATACCAGCCTTGCTAGCGTGGTCAGCGACAAAGAAGTGCAAAGCGGTTACGTCGGCCTGAGCGGCGACCATCAAGACGATTGGCTCGGCGGTGCGGTGACCTTGTTCGGCGCGACCATGGTGGCCGGCAATCTGGATTTGTCGGGCAGCCCAGTCGATCAAGCCCAAAATCGGGCCACCGCTCGAGCCGGCGGCGCCTATCAAAAATTCTCGCTTAATGCTTCCCGCCTGCAAGGTCTGACCGACAAATTACGCTTGTACGCCGGTTTCAGCGGACAGTTGGCTACCAAAAACCTGGATTCCTCCGAAAAATTCAGCCTCGGCGGTCCCTTCGGCATCAGAGCCTATCCGGTCAACGAAGCCCTCGGAGATGAGGGCTATCTGATGAATTTCGAATTGCGCTACGAAGTTTACGAACATGTCGAGTTGGTCGGGTTCATCGACCACGGCGGCATCACGTTGCATAACGATCTTTGGTCGAATGCCACCGAAGGCGTTCCCAATCACTACACGCTCAGCGGCGGCGGTGTCGGTATCAACTGGACGGTACCCGGCAATTTCGTCATCCGCGGCAGCGTTGCTCAACGCATAGGCACCAACCCAGCGCGCTCTACGGACGGCAACGACTCGGACGGAACTTACAAAACGCCTCATTTTTGGGTCAGCCTGAGCAAAGCGTTTTAA
- a CDS encoding IS66 family transposase yields the protein MDQAAQDAQVIQAKDATIHAKDLKIGALTHELAYYKRIRFSRKNESLAPLQRDVFEETWNSDISAIDEEVEQLRDDQPCDTVARPKRPRAGRQPLPEHLPRIEHRHEPESCSCGHCGKDLVKVGEDISEQLDVEPAKFFVHRHIRPQYACRACETITAAPIPPAVIDGGMAAVGLLTWVLIGKYLDHLPLYRLEQIAARDGVILSRSTLADWVGRLGVALAPLADRLAWHLLQRDSLHADETPVPQLDPGSGKTKKAYLWAYRSNDLQPGPKLIVFDYQAGRGGRHVQQFLGDWRGHLLVDDYAGYKALFATTRAHPASQHPLEPCIELACLAHARRKFFDLLQTSQSPIAQAALNRIAKLYAIETEGREMTADQRKQLRAEKSLPLLTDLQAWLQQTRLRTAPNTATAKAIDYSLKRWVALSRYAETGDLPIDNNPVENSIRPIALGKKNWLFAGSERAGQRAAVIQTLLGTAKLNGLEPAAWLKDTLEKLPIWPNSRIDELLPFGDLD from the coding sequence ATGGATCAGGCAGCCCAGGATGCCCAAGTCATCCAAGCCAAAGACGCCACGATTCACGCCAAAGACCTCAAAATCGGCGCGCTGACCCATGAGCTGGCGTATTACAAACGCATCCGCTTCAGTCGCAAGAACGAAAGTCTGGCCCCGTTGCAGCGGGATGTGTTCGAGGAAACCTGGAATTCCGATATCTCAGCGATTGATGAGGAAGTCGAACAACTCCGGGATGATCAGCCCTGCGATACCGTGGCCCGTCCCAAACGCCCACGCGCTGGTCGCCAACCGTTGCCTGAGCATCTGCCGCGCATTGAGCATCGCCATGAGCCTGAGTCCTGCTCCTGTGGCCACTGCGGTAAAGACCTGGTCAAAGTCGGCGAAGACATCAGCGAGCAACTGGACGTCGAACCGGCCAAGTTCTTTGTGCATCGACACATTCGTCCGCAATACGCCTGTCGGGCCTGCGAAACCATCACCGCAGCACCGATTCCACCGGCGGTGATCGATGGCGGTATGGCTGCCGTCGGTTTGCTCACCTGGGTGCTGATCGGTAAATACCTCGATCATTTGCCGCTGTACCGGTTGGAACAAATCGCCGCCCGTGACGGGGTGATCCTGTCCCGCTCCACACTCGCCGACTGGGTCGGACGACTCGGTGTCGCTTTAGCGCCCTTAGCCGACCGCTTGGCTTGGCATTTGTTGCAAAGGGATAGCTTACATGCCGACGAGACGCCGGTGCCGCAACTGGATCCCGGCAGTGGTAAAACCAAGAAAGCCTATCTGTGGGCCTATCGCAGCAATGATCTGCAACCGGGACCGAAGCTTATCGTCTTCGATTATCAAGCCGGTCGTGGCGGCCGGCATGTGCAGCAGTTCCTGGGCGATTGGCGCGGCCATTTACTGGTGGATGACTATGCGGGCTATAAAGCCCTGTTTGCTACGACCCGTGCCCATCCCGCATCGCAACACCCGCTAGAGCCGTGTATCGAACTGGCCTGCCTGGCGCATGCGCGGCGCAAATTCTTCGACCTGTTGCAAACCAGTCAGAGCCCTATCGCACAAGCAGCACTGAATCGCATCGCCAAACTGTACGCCATTGAAACCGAGGGCCGCGAGATGACAGCTGACCAGCGCAAACAGCTACGCGCCGAAAAAAGCCTGCCGCTACTGACAGACTTGCAGGCTTGGTTACAGCAAACCCGTTTGCGCACCGCGCCCAATACCGCCACGGCCAAAGCCATCGACTACAGCCTGAAACGCTGGGTTGCCTTAAGCCGTTACGCCGAAACCGGCGATCTGCCTATCGACAATAATCCGGTCGAAAACAGCATTCGCCCCATTGCCTTGGGCAAGAAGAACTGGTTGTTTGCCGGATCGGAACGCGCCGGTCAACGAGCCGCCGTTATTCAAACCCTGCTAGGCACCGCCAAACTCAATGGCCTCGAGCCGGCCGCCTGGCTAAAAGACACCCTGGAAAAACTCCCCATCTGGCCCAACAGCCGCATCGACGAACTGCTGCCGTTCGGTGATCTGGATTAA
- a CDS encoding peptidoglycan DD-metalloendopeptidase family protein, with protein sequence MQNRILKSALLGVYTVVAAGASYGLIPHRTFEDKRTLEQEALISAKINQYTNYVEPAPEQPLDVTEELEHTVRSGESLSSIFSDLNLSREDLHKIVHANATGKQFADVAPGNDVVATLNADGELERLTYAKTPFETLIATRHDDEFDVELLSKKVDYQLASAKATIHASLFEDGTRAGLPEKLILKLADIFAWDIDFALNLREGDQFTVVYEKLFVDGKEFDSGDILSVEFVNQGKVYTAVRFEDNQGNTGYYTPEGNSLRKAFLQTPMDFAKISSHFDLHRKHPILNTIRAHKGVDYSAATGTPIKSTGDGKIIFKGGKNGYGNVVEIEHGQKYSTLYAHLSGFKSGLKTGGSVKQGEVIGYVGSTGLATGPHLHYEFRINGEHVNPLTVKLPHSLPMDATVLAKFKAQTQPLLAQLKQAKGEAKFAQN encoded by the coding sequence GTGCAGAACAGAATACTCAAGTCGGCGCTACTCGGCGTCTACACCGTTGTTGCCGCCGGCGCAAGTTACGGACTAATACCGCATAGAACCTTCGAAGATAAAAGGACGCTTGAACAAGAAGCCCTGATCTCCGCAAAAATCAATCAGTATACGAATTACGTCGAGCCGGCTCCCGAGCAACCTTTGGACGTCACGGAAGAACTTGAACATACCGTTCGATCCGGCGAAAGCTTGTCGTCTATTTTCTCCGACTTGAACTTAAGCCGCGAAGACCTGCATAAAATCGTCCATGCCAACGCCACAGGCAAACAATTCGCCGATGTTGCCCCCGGTAACGACGTGGTGGCCACCCTAAACGCCGATGGCGAACTGGAACGACTCACCTATGCAAAAACCCCCTTCGAAACGCTGATTGCGACTCGACACGACGACGAGTTCGATGTCGAACTGCTCAGCAAAAAAGTCGATTACCAACTCGCCAGTGCCAAGGCGACTATCCACGCATCATTATTTGAAGACGGCACCCGCGCCGGGCTGCCTGAGAAACTGATTTTAAAACTGGCCGACATTTTCGCCTGGGATATCGATTTCGCGCTGAACTTACGGGAGGGCGATCAATTTACCGTGGTTTACGAAAAACTCTTCGTCGACGGCAAGGAATTCGACAGCGGCGACATTCTCTCGGTCGAATTCGTCAACCAGGGCAAGGTCTATACGGCGGTACGCTTCGAGGACAACCAAGGCAACACCGGTTACTACACCCCCGAAGGCAACAGTCTGCGTAAAGCCTTCCTGCAAACGCCGATGGATTTCGCCAAAATCAGCTCGCACTTCGATTTGCACCGCAAACATCCCATCCTGAACACGATACGCGCCCACAAGGGCGTCGATTATTCGGCGGCGACCGGCACGCCGATCAAAAGCACCGGGGACGGCAAAATCATTTTCAAAGGCGGCAAGAACGGCTACGGCAATGTGGTGGAAATCGAACACGGCCAAAAATATTCAACGCTATACGCCCATCTGTCCGGCTTTAAGTCCGGTTTAAAAACCGGCGGTTCCGTGAAACAGGGCGAAGTTATCGGCTATGTCGGCAGTACCGGTTTAGCGACCGGCCCACATTTGCACTACGAATTCAGGATCAACGGTGAACACGTCAATCCTCTAACCGTCAAACTACCTCATTCCCTTCCCATGGACGCTACGGTACTCGCCAAATTCAAGGCGCAAACCCAACCCTTGCTTGCCCAACTCAAACAAGCGAAAGGCGAAGCTAAGTTCGCCCAAAATTAA
- the tnpB gene encoding IS66 family insertion sequence element accessory protein TnpB (TnpB, as the term is used for proteins encoded by IS66 family insertion elements, is considered an accessory protein, since TnpC, encoded by a neighboring gene, is a DDE family transposase.) → MSGLIDYPAQIWLAVAPVDMRRGLDGLSAIVQQSLGHAPCAGSAFIFRNRAGNRLRLLVWDGNGVWLCQRRLHQGSFVWPKVGDAVFALTQAQWHWLIAGVDWQRLSAQPQADWQV, encoded by the coding sequence ATGTCTGGCTTGATCGATTATCCCGCGCAGATTTGGTTGGCGGTGGCGCCGGTGGACATGCGGCGTGGTTTGGATGGCTTGTCGGCCATTGTTCAACAGAGTCTGGGGCATGCCCCGTGTGCCGGATCGGCGTTTATCTTTCGTAATCGTGCGGGCAACCGGCTACGGCTGTTGGTGTGGGATGGCAATGGGGTTTGGCTGTGCCAGCGCCGTTTGCATCAGGGCAGTTTTGTCTGGCCCAAGGTGGGCGATGCGGTGTTTGCGCTGACGCAGGCGCAATGGCACTGGTTAATTGCTGGAGTCGATTGGCAACGCTTATCCGCCCAGCCCCAAGCAGACTGGCAGGTGTGA
- a CDS encoding anhydro-N-acetylmuramic acid kinase → MPDLYIGLISGTSVDGIDAALVDFSDGAIRLIAFHYQPFGEELRNAIYRISQPNQPVYLKEYGELDCRLGILFGDAATALLAKANIDASSVNAIGSHGQTIYHAPEPPFPFTLQIGDPNVIAECTGITTVADLRRRDIAAGGQGAPLVPAFHSAVFGDSTQTRVIVNIGGIANITVLNDQPVIGFDTGPGNGLMDWWCQRHRQQAYDAGGAWAAAGKVHVGLLATLLDDRYFRLPPPKSTGKEYFSSAWLTEKLQPFGDLPPQDVQATLCQFTADSIAAAIASWAAETGQVLVCGGGAHNHHLLVLLEKSLKIPVESTARFGIDPNCVEAMAFAWLAKRTLQNQAGNLTSVTGAKTPVTLGGIYPGNKR, encoded by the coding sequence ATGCCCGATCTATATATCGGCTTGATCTCCGGAACCAGCGTCGATGGCATCGACGCCGCGCTGGTCGATTTCAGCGACGGCGCCATCCGTCTGATCGCGTTTCACTATCAACCCTTCGGCGAAGAACTCCGCAACGCCATTTACCGGATTAGCCAGCCCAATCAACCGGTATACTTAAAAGAATACGGCGAACTGGACTGCAGACTCGGCATATTATTTGGGGACGCGGCAACCGCCTTGCTGGCGAAAGCCAACATAGACGCCAGTAGCGTCAACGCAATCGGCAGCCACGGCCAGACGATTTACCATGCGCCGGAACCGCCTTTCCCATTTACACTGCAAATCGGTGATCCCAATGTGATCGCGGAATGCACCGGCATCACAACCGTAGCCGATTTACGCCGCCGCGACATCGCCGCCGGCGGTCAGGGCGCACCGTTAGTACCGGCATTTCATAGCGCGGTGTTTGGCGACTCGACGCAAACGCGAGTAATCGTTAATATCGGCGGCATCGCCAACATCACAGTTTTAAACGATCAGCCGGTAATCGGTTTCGACACCGGCCCCGGCAACGGCCTGATGGACTGGTGGTGTCAGCGACACCGCCAACAAGCCTACGACGCCGGTGGCGCGTGGGCCGCGGCAGGCAAGGTTCACGTCGGTTTACTCGCCACCTTGCTAGATGATCGATATTTCCGCTTGCCGCCCCCGAAAAGTACCGGTAAGGAATACTTCTCTAGCGCTTGGCTGACCGAAAAACTCCAACCATTCGGCGACTTACCGCCACAAGACGTGCAAGCCACGCTCTGTCAATTCACCGCCGACTCGATTGCCGCCGCGATCGCCTCATGGGCAGCCGAAACCGGACAAGTGCTGGTCTGCGGCGGCGGAGCGCACAACCACCACTTGCTAGTCTTGTTGGAAAAATCGTTGAAGATTCCGGTCGAATCGACCGCGAGATTCGGCATCGACCCGAATTGTGTCGAAGCGATGGCTTTCGCTTGGCTGGCGAAACGAACCTTACAAAACCAAGCAGGGAATTTAACCAGCGTTACCGGCGCGAAAACGCCGG